Within Salmo trutta chromosome 30, fSalTru1.1, whole genome shotgun sequence, the genomic segment CTCTCTACCCCACCGTTCTCCACAGCCCCGCCCTCCTGAGGGGGGTTAGTGTCTCGCTGAGGGTTAGGGTGATGCCCGTTGACCTTTGAGACAGGGGTCACTTTAGGGTCGACACTTGCCTTCCCATCAGGCTCTGTCTGGCTCGAGGTGGACACTGCTGCCGCTGACACCGCCGCTGACACTATCTTTGAAGGAGACTGTTTCACCTCCTTCACCTCCTTCACCTCCTTCACCACAGTCTCCTGTGCCTTCCTAACCattccttcctctcctgctgcctccaacctcctcctcagctcctccacttctctctccagccccttgctcctctcctcttctcgtcTGATCCTGGCTCTTAACTGTTCCCTCTCTGTGTCAAACTCAGCCAGCTGGCTCTCTGCTCTGGCCTCAAGCTGCGCTGCTCTGCCCTTCTCCGCTTCCAGGACCCCCCTCAGGCTCTCTGAGGTACAGCTCTCCTCCTGGAGTTGCAGGCGGAGCTGGCTGACTCTCTGGGCCTCCTCCAGGGCCTGGCTGGTGGTTCTCTGGAGCTCCAGGGTTAGGTCCGAGGACAACTGCTGCTGCTGGGACAGAGTTTCCTCTGCCAGGCCTACTgccctctcctgctccctctgCAGCCTACGCACTGCTGCACGCTCCACCTCCAActagaaacacacagagagatagaggttgATATTTCAACTTTCAACTTCCCTTAGCACATTTTTTTGAATTCCCAGATAGGAAAGGATTTGCTGCAGGCACACCTGTACGTGTATTTTCCTATtcgcactgactttgctgataacttctttattgacggaaaatgtacttgctacgactgtgatatgttgttgtctcacctagctacagtatcttatgatgaatgcactaactgtaccTCACTCTGGATAACAGTGTCTACTAAATTAGTGTTTTCCAACCCGAGttctccagtacccccaacagtttTGTTGTACCCCTGGACACACACTTTATTCAACTCATTgagagcttgatgattagttgacaagttgaatcaggtgtgcttgtccagggttacaataaaaatgtgtactgttggaggtactggaggaccaCGGTTGGAAAAcactgataaatgactaaaatgtaaggcACACGAGTGACATATTTGAGCAGGTTTCTCGTCTGACCACATGGAGGTGTCAGAGTCTAAGAGAGTGGAGATATACTTCTACCCATAATACTGCAGAGTGAGAGATACACACGCAGTATAGTCGTGGCCAAATtttttttgagaatgacacaaatatttgcaaagtttgctgcttcagtgtctttagatatttttgtcagatgttactatggaatactgaagtataattacaagcatttcataagtgtcaaaggcttttattgacaattacatgaagttgatgcaaagagtcaatatttgcagtgttgacccttctttttcaagacctctgcaatctgccctggcatgctgtcaattaacttctgggccacatcctgactgatggcagcccattcttgcataatcaatgcttggagtttgtcagaatttgtgggtttttatttgtccagctgcctcttgaggattgaccacaagttctcaatgggattaaggtctggggagtttcctggccatggacccaaaatatcgatgttttgttccctgagccacttagttatcacttttccttatggcaaggtgctccatcatgctggaaaaggcattgttagtcgccaaactgttcctggatggttgggagagttgctctcggaggatgtgttggtgccattctttattcatggctgtgttcttaggcaaaattgtgagtgagcccactcccttggctgagaagcaactccacacatgaaagatctcaggatgctttacttttggcatgacacaggactgatggtagcgctcaccttgtcttctctggacaagcttttttccggattcccccaacaattggaaaggggattcatcagagaaaatgactttaccccagtcctcagcagtccaatccctgtttTGCAGAAtatttgcagaatatcagtctgtccctgatgtttttcctggagagaagtggcttctttgctgcccttcttgacaccaggccatcctccaaaagtcttcgcctcactctgcgtgcagatgcactcacacctgcctgctaccattcctgagcaagctctgtactggtggtgccccaatcccacagctgaatcaactttaggagacggtcctggcgcttgctggactttcttgggcgccctgaagccttcttcacaacaattgaaccgctctctttgaagttcttgatgagccGATAAATGatttgatttaggtgcaatcttactggcagcaatatccttgcctgtgaagccctttttgtgcaaagcaatgatgacggcacgtgtttccttgcaggtaaacatggttgacagaggaagaacaatgattccaagcaccaccctccttttgaagcttccagtctgttattcgaactcaatcagcatgacagagtgatctccagccctgtgttaacgagagaatcactgacatgatgtcagctggtccttttgtggcagggctgaaatactgtggaaatgtttttatgggattcagttcatttgcatggcaaagagggatattgcaattaattgcaattcatgtgatcactcttcataacattctggagtatatgcaaattgccatcatacaaactgaggcagcagactttgtgaaaattaatatttgtgtcattctcaaaacttttgggcACGACTGTACTCCTGCATCCTTATATTACACAATAAATATTTTACTTTATATTTCTGTATTCTTCTACTGAAAAAGGGGTAAGGGTAAGCTTTTAAAGAAAACGCAAAATGGATTATCCCAAAACAACTGTTCTGAAAGTGCCATGTGCTGTTCAAGTGATGTTCATATCAGAATCAATCATTAGTGTGATATGTAAAAGTTAATGAAAAAACATCACAGACTCCTGTTGGGAACATTACTAGATTCTACAGAAACAGAGGCAGGaaaacatcaacacacacacacacacacacacacacacacacacacacacacacacacacacacacagggggaccCCTCAGGAAGCCTCTACTTAtgtaaggctgtgtgtgtgtgtgtgtgtgtgtgtgtgtgtgtgtgtgtgtgtgtgtgtgtgtgtgtgtgtgtgtgtgtgtgtgtgtgtgtgtgtgtgtgtgctgacctTGATTGGTCAGGGACAGTCATTATCTCAGGCTTTCCTGGGCCCCAGGCTGCCGGTCAGCTGAACAATAGCCTCTTCCTCCTTGTTTCCTATGGAGCCgcccagcctgtgtgtgtgtgtgttgtgtgtgtgtcggccTAGACCCCTCAACCCCACTGAGATACACAATAGATCCCCAGTCAGAGAGAACTGAGGCTACTCACAGGGACTTAAATCAGCTAGTAGTGTGGGGGCCATGGGGGAcacagagaagggagaggagggagagaggcaggaggagagtgTGTTCACAGACACAGACGTGCTTGTCTGTCAAAGAGTGGAATTCTTCGCCTGATGTTTAACAGTCCCTCTTCTTACTCTGATTTtgtcttagacacacacacacacacacacacacacacacacacacacacacacacacacacacacacacacacacacacacacacacacacacacacacacacctgctgcagaagtttctccctctccttctccagcaTGACGGTGACATCCTCATCCTGTGCCGACTCTAGTGCGTGTCGGTGcttctcctcctccagatctgCAATCACCTGCCAATCAAACAGAGGAGGACCAATCAGATCACAGATCACAAAAATAACACAGTGGGTGGATTCAATTATGCTACGTCATTTTGTTTTGAGACGACTTCACCTTGGGCTTTGAGTACCTGGCTCACACCCGGGAGGCAGCCTGGTTCCAAAACCAATGCAATCAACTTTCACCCAGTTAAAAACACCATTAACAGTAGAAAACATCATTAATATCAACTTTCACCCAGTGAAAAACACCATTAATATCAACTTTCACCCAGTGTAAAACACCATTAATATCAACTTTCACCCAGTGTAAAACACCATTAATATCAACTTTCACCCAGTGAAAAACACCATTAATATCAACTTTCACCCAGTGTAAAACACCATTAATATCAACTTTCACCCAGTGCAAAACACCATTAATATCAACTTTCACCCAGTGCAAAACACCATTAATATCAACTTTCACCCAGTGAAAAACACCATTAATATCAACTTTCACCCAGTGCAAAACACCATTAATATCAACTTTCACCCAGTGTAAAACACCATTAATATCAACTTTCACCCAGTGCAAAACACCATTAATATCAACTTTCACCCAGTGAAAAACACCATTAATATCAACTTTCACCCAGTGTAAAACACCATTAATATCAACTTTCACCCAGTGCAAAACACCATTAATATCAACTTTCACCCAGTGCAAAACACCATTAATATCAACTTTCACCCAGTGTAAAACACCATTAATATCAACTTTCACTCAGTGAAAAACACCATTAATATCAACTTTCACCCAGTGTAAAACACCATTAATATCAACTTTCACCCAGTGCAAAACACCATTAATCGAACCTCCTCAATACTTTCAAAGGCTTTGGCATCAATGTAAAcacactcgctctctctttctttctctcgctctcaattaaattaaaattctctctcttctcttctctctctctctcttgctcactctcaattcaattcaaatggtctctatctctctttctctttctctctctctctctctctctctctctctctctctctctcaattcaattcaaagggctttattggccacattgccaaagcaagtgaaatagataataaacaaaagtgaaataaacaatcagaaatttacagtaaacattacacacacaaaagtttcaaaagaatacagtctgccactgtgtactctgtttagggccaaatagcattctagtttgctcagttttttctGTTAACTCTTTCCAAATTGGGCAAAAGTAATTTTTAATTTTGgttttttcatgatttggttgggtctaattgtgttgctgtcctgaggctctgtgggGTCTCCCCCTCCCGCTCCCTTACTCCCGGTAGACTACTAGCTCTCTGTAACATAGAGGGCCACAAGtgggtccatctctctctctctctctgggtgtggCTACAGTATGCCTGTCCTGGTCTGGTGTGTTGGAGACCTGGAGAAGAGACAACAAGTCCATTGTGTCAGCCTGAGTGCCAGCTCCAGCACCCAACCACAGCCGGGAACAAAGACTGAGGCTGGCCCGCATtatcttctctctcacacacacacacacacacacacacacacacacacacacacacacacacacacacacacacacacacacacacactggtctggGAGGGAAGGGGTGTGTGTAAGAACGCCCTTACCCTCCTGTGTCTGCTTTCTGCGGCTGCCAGCTGTCCCATCATCCTCTCCTGCATCCTTTTGCAGTGGGCCATGACCAGCTTCAGCACAGCCAGAGGGTTGGGCCCCACCATGCTGCCCTGGGGGTCTGAAGGGGACCAGTCATCCATGGTCTGGCTATCCCGCTGCAGGGCCAGGAAGGGGTCACTGAGGTCATACTGGCCGTAGCGCTCCTGGACGAACGAGTCCTTGTGCTgggcctggaacacacacacacacacacacacacacacacacacacacacacacacacacacacacacacacacacacacacacacacacacacacatacacaggatgAGACAGTCAGTTTAGAGCAGCATATCAATTCACAGTGGACTGGACATGTTACataatgtatgtatgcatgcagtCTGGTTAGCATTGAGGTAGACCTTTCTTTACTCTGAGCTGACAGTCAGGGCCAGTGCTGTATTCCCAGCAGAGCCAGGTGGCCCAGGGTTGTGCTAGAGTTAGTGGAGGCTTTAGGCTTTaggggtggcaagtagcctagtggttagagtgttgggccagtaggtaaaaatctgttgttctccccctgaacaaggcaattaaacCAGTGTTCCTAGGCtgacattgtaaataataatttgtttttaactgacttgcctagttaataaataGTAGATGGAGCCCCATAGCCTAGCCAAGGGCCATGGGGCCTCCTAATGTTTCTAGCTCTGGGCTAAacaggacaaaaagttaaagtgTGAAAAGCTGACTCAGCTACATTATGAAGTACTCCACCcctttgtgagagtgtgtgtcttTTGTGCATGTCTGAACAGGAAACACAGTGTGGAATGGAAAGGAGATAGCGtggtccccaccaccaccactactgccaagaataacacacacacacacagtacaatgaTTTAAACAACTCGGACACACTGCTACATACACCACTCACTTAATGCTGGATATACACAGACACATATTGTAACAGGCCTGtcccacaacacaacaacacctcAACCATTGTTCTTTCAGTGTGGGCAGAAGAGAAACATCCCCCTCACCAGTTACTCTGCAGGAGAGAAACATCCCCTCACCAGTTACTCTGCAGGAGAGAAACATCCCCCTCACCAGTTACTCTGCAGGAGAGAAACATCCCCCTCACCAGTTACTCTGCAGGAGAAGAGAAACATCCCCCTCACCAGTTACTCTGCAGGAGAGAAACATCCCCCTCACCAGTTACTCTGCAGGAGAGAAACATCCCCCTCACCAGTTACTCTGCAGGAGGAGAGAAACATCCCCCTCACCAGTTACTCTGCAGGAGAGAAACATCCCCCTCACCAGTTACTCTGCAGGAGGAGAGAAACATCCCCCTCACCAGTTACTCTGCAGGAGGAGAGAAACATCCCCCTCACCAGTTACTCTGCAGAAGAGAAACATCCCCCTCACCAGTTACTCTGCAGGAGAAGAGAAGCATCCCCCTCACCAGTTACTCTGCAGAAGAAGAGAAACATCCCCCTCACCAGTTACTCTGCAGAAGAGAAACATCCCCCTCACCAGTTACTCTGCAGGAGGAGAGAAACATCCCCCTCACCAGTTACTCTGCAGGAGAGAAACATCCCCCTCACCAGTTACTCTGCAGGAGAGAAACATCCCCCTCACCAGTTACTCTGCAGGAGAGAAACATCCCCCTCACCAGTTACTCTGCAGGAGAGAAACATCCCCCTCACCAGTTACTCTGCAGGAGAAGAGAAACATCCCCCTCACCAGTTACTCTGCAGGAGAAGAGAAACATCCCCCTCACCAGTTACTCTGCAGGAGGAGAGAAACATCCCCCTCACCAGTTACTCTGCAGGAGAGAAACATCCCCCTCACCAGTTACTCTGCAGGAGAGAAACATCCCCCTCACCAGTTACTCTGCAGGAGAAGAGAAACATCCCCCTCACCAGTTACTCTGCAGGAGAAGAGAAACATCCCCCTCACCAGTTACTCTGCAGGAGAAGAGAAACATCCCCCTCACCAGTTACTCTGCAGGAGAAGAGAAACATCCCCCTCACCAGTTACTCTGCAGGAGAGAAACATCCCCCTCACCAGTTACTCTGCAGGAGGAGAGAAACATCCCCCTCACCAGTTACTCTGCAGGAGAGAAACATCCCCCTCACCAGTTACTCTGCATTAGATTCACATCCCCTCTACTTGCTGAGGCCAAGCATGCACCATTTCACTAACTCCAGGCAGTGTAGAGTTCCTGTCACATTCACTGGCAGGCATAGATCCCCAGTCCCCTGCTAGTCTAGGCaggcatctctcctctcctccaccccttcaGTCCCTCTGTGTCTGAGTCAGACAGCCTGCCCTGAACAGTCCTGCTCTCTGGTTTGATCAGTTGTGGCCTAGTTCTGTGActgaggagaaaagaggaggacgTCGCATTCATCTGTGTGTCTCTAAACCAACTTTAGCCAGCGCTGCCTGCATCCTTACTATTGATGACATCATCAGCACCCCCCTGTCCCGTCCAACTAATCTAGGTCATTTCATGTCAATCCTCCCAGAATTCCATTCTTGCACGGTGCTGCCAGCTCTGATGCAGAATGCTACATGCTTTCCATACCTGAACTCAAGTCAGGTCACTAACACAGTCCTCTCCTCAACCTGTGACTGTTGCTAGGGAAACCTGCAAAATACCATCAACTCCCAACACAGTCTATCTACATGTCTATATGGACACACTAATGCATGACTGCATGATGTATGTACTGGCCAGGATAGTATGGAACGTAAACTAATGAGAACTATTCTTCTGATTGAGCTGCAGGAGTACTCTGGTTCCACGTGGGCTACAGGGAAATGCAACCTGATCTCTAAAACACATTCAGCTTCCTCAGTGTGGAAAAGCTTCAGTTTCAGAACACAGTGGggttggtggtgtgtgtgtgtttggaagtCACCTACACCATTCAGGGGACTTCCTCCTGAGGTTTTGGATTCAAGTGAAAACCGGGGAATCATTAAGAACACTACACCAACACAAAGCAAAGTACTGTCACAGCCAATGACAACACAGCAGCAGAATGTGACACAACAGCTAGATGTCCTTATACACCTGCGGCATGGGCCATGACAGGGACTTTACAAACATGTGTCTTGCATTCAGAGCACTGAgtgtacgtgtctgtgtgtgcttgtttgtgtgattgactttttgtgtgtgtgtgtgtgtgttagaattgTCCTCCACTGCTCACTCCCCCACACACATAGAGATAAGagaatagacaataaacaaagCTTCAGTTTACGGGGCTTCCACTGCAGCCAGACATGTAAAGTAATGTTAACTATCACCATGTCTCCATCTACAATACACTAATGTTAACTATCACCATGTCTCCATCTACAATACACTAATGTTAACTATCACCATGTCTCCATCTACAATACACTAATGTTAACTATCACCATGTCCCCATCTACAATACACTAATGTTAACTATCACCATGTCTCCATCTACAATACACTAATGTTTATGTCTCCATCTACAATACACTAATGTTAACTATCACCATGTCTCCATCTACAATACACTAATGTTAACTATCACCATGTCTCCATCTACAATACACTAATGTTAACTATCACCATGTCTCCATCTACAATACACTAATGTTAACTATCACCATGTCCCCATCTACAATACACTAATGTTAACTATCACCATGTCCCCATCTACAATACACTAATGTTAACTATCACCATGTCTCCATCTACAATACACTAATGTTAACTATCACCATGTCTCCATCTACAATACACTAATGTTAACTATCACCATGTCTCCATCTACAATACACTAATGTTAACTATCACCATGTCCCCATCTACAATACACTAATGTTAACTATCACCATGTCTCCATCTACAATACACTAATGTTAACTATCACCATGTCTCCATCTACAATACACTAATGTTAACTATCACCATGTCCCCATCTACAATACACTAATGTTAACTATCACCATGTCTCCATCTACAATGCACTAATGTTAACTATCACCATGTCCCCATCTACAATACACTAATGTTAACTATCACCATGTCTCCATCTACAATACACTAATGTTAACTATCACCATGTCTCCATCTACAATACACTAATGTTAACTATCACCATGTCTCCATCTACAATACACTAATGTTAACTATCACCATGTCTCCATCTACAATACACTAATGTTAACTATCACCATGTCCCCATCTACAATACACTAATGTTAACTATCTCCATCTACAATACACTAATGTTTATGTCTCCATCTACAATACACTAATGTTAACTATCACCATGTCCCCATCTACAATACACTAATGTTAACTATCTCCATCTACAATACACTAATGTTAACTATCTCCATCTACAATACACTAATGTTAACTATCACCATGTCCCCATCTACAATACACTAATGTTAACTATCTCCATCTACAATACACTAATGTTAACTATCACCATGTCCCCATCTACAATACACTAATGTTAACTATCACCATGTCTCCATCTACAATACACTAATGTTAACTATCACCATGTCTCCATCTACAATACACTAATGTTAACTATCTCCATCTACAATACACTAATGTTAACTATCACCATGTCCCCATCTACAATACACTAATGTTAACTATCACCATGTCTCCATCTACAATACACTAATGTTAACTATCACCATGTCTCCATCTACAATACACTAATGTTAACTATCACCATGTCTCCATCTACAATACACTAATGTTAACTATCACCATGTCTCCATCTACAATACACTAATGTTAACTATCACCATGTCCCCATCTACAATACACTAATGTTAACTATCTCCATCTACAATACACTAATGTTAACTATCACCATGTCCCCATCTACAATACACTAATGTTAACTATCACCATGTCCCCATCTACAATACACTAATGTTAACTATCACCATGTCTCCATCTACAATACACTAATGTTAACTATCACCATGTCCCCATCTACAATACACTAATGTTAACTATCACCATGTCTCCATCTACAATACACTAATGTTAACTATCACCATGTCTCCATCTACAATACACTAATGTTAACTATCACCATGTCCCCATCTACAATACACTAATGTTAACTATCACCATGTCTCCATCTACAATACACTAATGTTAACTATCACCATGTCTCCATCTACAATACACTAATGTTAACTATCACCATGTCCCCATCTACAATACACTAATGTTTATGTCTCCATCTACAATACACTAATGTTAACTATCACCATGTCTCCATCTACAATACACTAATGTTAACTATCACCATGTCTCCATCTACAATACACTAATGTTAACTATCACCATGTCTCCATCTACAATACACTAATGTTAACTATCACCATGTCTCCATCTACAATACACTAATGTTAACTATCACCATGTCTCCATCTACAATACACTAATGTTAACTATCACCATGTCTCCATCTACAATACACTAATGTTAACTATCACCATGTCCCCATCTACAATACACTAATGTTAACTATCACCATGTCTCCATCTACAATACACTAATGTTAACTATCACCATGTCCCCATCTACAATACACTAATGTTAACTATCACCATGTCCCCATCTACAATACACTAATGTTAACTATCACCATGTCTCCATCTACAATACACTAATGTTAACTATCACCATGTCTCCATCTACAATACACTAATGTTAACTATCACCATGTCTCCATCTACAATACACTAATGTTAACTATCACTATGTCTCCATCTACAATACACTAATGTTAACTATCACCATGTCCCCATCTACAATACACTAATGTTTATGTCTCCATCTACAATACACTAATGTTAACTATCACCATGTctccagcacagagagagaggaatgtgtAGACGGAAACTGTTCCCGTTTCACATGTTATGTTTACAACACCGCCCAACAGGCCATAGCTaactgttaacctctctggatGCTCCCTTGTGAGTTGATAAGCCCCACCTAAAACTCAGAACACTGGCACAAGCACATGCCTGTAGGGCTTAAAGCTGGACAGAATggagccagccaaccagccagccaaccagccagtcaaccagccagccaaccagccaaccagccaaccagccagccagccaaccagccagccagccagccagccagccagccagccagccaagccaaccagccagccaacaagccagccagccagccaaccaatgCACCCACCCACCTGCCGCACACGCAAaaacccgcccgcccgcccgcacTCGCGCACGCGCGCACAGAcgcgcgcacagacacacacacacacacacacacacacacacacacacacacacacacacacacacacacacacacacacacacacacacacacacacagtcaatccCT encodes:
- the LOC115168546 gene encoding CTTNBP2 N-terminal-like protein, with translation MKGVMMNMETLSRPELLKLLSILEGELEAQDTVIHTLRAQHKDSFVQERYGQYDLSDPFLALQRDSQTMDDWSPSDPQGSMVGPNPLAVLKLVMAHCKRMQERMMGQLAAAESRHRRVIADLEEEKHRHALESAQDEDVTVMLEKEREKLLQQLEVERAAVRRLQREQERAVGLAEETLSQQQQLSSDLTLELQRTTSQALEEAQRVSQLRLQLQEESCTSESLRGVLEAEKGRAAQLEARAESQLAEFDTEREQLRARIRREEERSKGLEREVEELRRRLEAAGEEGMVRKAQETVVKEVKEVKEVKQSPSKIVSAAVSAAAVSTSSQTEPDGKASVDPKVTPVSKVNGHHPNPQRDTNPPQEGGAVENGGVESESGASLHSPLHPHPPHPHCHPHPNLSPSSTASSSLSSSPISSPTLAKRLVSPGGFHTSSYQAGVNQRFHAARHKFQVQAEQEQLQQGSMAPLSPRDLSPTTTPIPPPSENSTAKQLARNTVTQVLSRFTSQQAGAKLPPLNSSPFGTDYRSLAASPPGGKTSPGGPLSPGIRSPLTPRSERCYPPPVPKKPGMSPSPGSPDPQAGASLFPELTGGCGLSSSGQEGAKEPDLVLSSGS